Proteins encoded together in one Synechococcus sp. A15-62 window:
- the hisS gene encoding histidine--tRNA ligase has protein sequence MSQLQSLRGMVDLLPEVLQRWQAVEAKAREHFQRSGFGEIRTPLLETTDLFCRGIGEGTDVVGKEMYSFQDRGDRSCTLRPEGTASVVRAALQHGLFSQGAQKLWYAGPMFRYERPQAGRQRQFHQIGVEWLGAERARSDVEVIALAWDLLASLGVGGLQLELNSLGTAEDRQAYRNALVAWLEQRSEALDPDSQARLSTNPLRILDSKNKDTQALLADAPTLADALCDASRERFEQVQRGLTSLGIPYELNPRLVRGLDYYSHTAFEITSDQLGAQATVCGGGRYDGLIGQLGGPQTPAIGWALGMERLLLVLEAAAKADPQGDAARLTAAAAPDVFLVNRGDEAECVALALARDLRAAGLWVELDSSGSAFGKQFKRADRSGARWAMVLGDEEAERGEVRLKPLQQQTEESTVALAPVAAIVEKLLTP, from the coding sequence GTGAGTCAGCTTCAGAGCCTCAGGGGCATGGTCGATCTGTTGCCGGAGGTGCTTCAGCGTTGGCAGGCGGTTGAGGCCAAAGCGCGGGAGCACTTCCAGCGTTCTGGGTTCGGTGAAATTCGGACGCCGCTGTTGGAGACAACGGATCTGTTCTGCCGTGGCATCGGTGAGGGCACCGATGTGGTGGGTAAGGAGATGTACAGCTTTCAGGATCGGGGCGATCGCTCCTGCACCCTTCGGCCCGAAGGCACCGCATCGGTGGTGCGTGCCGCCCTGCAGCACGGTTTGTTCAGCCAGGGCGCCCAGAAGCTCTGGTATGCCGGGCCGATGTTTCGCTATGAGCGCCCCCAGGCTGGCCGGCAGCGGCAGTTCCATCAGATCGGGGTGGAGTGGCTTGGAGCTGAGCGGGCCCGCAGTGATGTTGAGGTGATTGCCCTGGCCTGGGATCTGCTGGCTTCCCTCGGTGTGGGCGGTTTGCAGTTGGAGCTGAACAGCCTCGGCACCGCTGAAGACCGTCAGGCCTATCGCAATGCTCTGGTGGCCTGGCTTGAGCAGCGATCGGAGGCCCTTGATCCTGATTCCCAGGCGCGGCTGAGCACCAATCCCCTGCGCATCCTGGATTCCAAAAACAAGGACACCCAGGCGCTTTTGGCAGACGCACCCACCCTGGCGGATGCCCTCTGTGATGCCAGCCGTGAGCGTTTTGAACAGGTGCAGCGTGGGCTGACTTCTCTCGGGATTCCTTACGAGTTGAATCCCCGGTTGGTGCGTGGCTTGGACTACTACAGCCACACGGCTTTCGAGATCACCAGTGATCAACTGGGAGCCCAGGCCACCGTCTGTGGTGGAGGACGTTACGACGGCCTGATTGGTCAGTTGGGAGGCCCTCAGACCCCTGCCATTGGATGGGCCCTTGGCATGGAACGGTTGTTGTTGGTGTTGGAAGCCGCAGCGAAGGCGGATCCTCAGGGTGACGCTGCTCGGCTGACGGCAGCTGCAGCCCCGGATGTCTTTCTCGTGAACCGTGGTGACGAGGCCGAGTGCGTTGCTCTGGCTTTGGCACGGGACCTGCGTGCCGCTGGGCTTTGGGTGGAGTTGGATTCGTCGGGATCCGCCTTCGGCAAGCAGTTCAAACGGGCGGATCGCAGTGGTGCGCGCTGGGCCATGGTGCTTGGAGACGAGGAGGCCGAGCGAGGTGAAGTGCGCTTGAAGCCGTTACAGCAGCAGACTGAGGAATCCACCGTTGCGCTTGCGCCAGTTGCCGCGATCGTGGAGAAACTGCTCACCCCCTGA
- a CDS encoding NAD-dependent epimerase yields MSRTVLVTGAAGFIGAALSKRLLQRGDRVVGLDNLNDYYDPGLKQSRLRQVEAIAPGGAWRFERLALEDDQGLMALFAEERPQVVVNLAAQAGVRYSLENPAAYIQSNLVGFGNLLEGCRYHGTQNLVYASSSSVYGGNRNLPFHERQPVNHPVSLYAASKKANELMAHTYSHLYGLPATGLRFFTVYGPWGRPDMAPMLFARAILAGEPIKVFNHGKMQRDFTYIDDIVEGVLRCCDKPATSNPEFDPLQPDPATAAAPHRVLNIGNSQPTELLRFIEVMEQAFGRKAVKDFQPIQPGDVIATAADTSALEKWINFTPSTSIEDGIQSFAEWYFKYFD; encoded by the coding sequence ATGTCGAGAACGGTTCTGGTCACCGGGGCAGCCGGCTTCATCGGTGCAGCGTTGTCGAAGCGGTTGTTGCAACGCGGTGATCGCGTGGTCGGCCTAGACAATCTGAATGACTATTACGACCCCGGCCTCAAGCAGTCGAGGTTGCGTCAGGTTGAAGCTATTGCCCCAGGAGGAGCCTGGCGGTTTGAGCGCCTAGCCCTCGAAGATGATCAGGGATTGATGGCGCTGTTCGCCGAAGAGCGACCCCAGGTGGTGGTGAATCTTGCGGCACAGGCCGGCGTCCGTTACTCCTTGGAAAACCCTGCGGCCTACATACAAAGCAACCTGGTGGGGTTTGGCAATCTGCTGGAGGGATGCCGGTATCACGGCACGCAAAACCTGGTGTATGCCTCAAGCAGTTCCGTGTACGGCGGCAATCGCAATCTGCCCTTCCACGAACGTCAGCCGGTGAACCACCCGGTGAGCCTTTATGCCGCGAGCAAGAAAGCCAACGAGCTGATGGCGCACACCTACAGCCATCTCTATGGACTGCCCGCCACCGGGTTGCGATTTTTTACGGTCTATGGACCTTGGGGTCGTCCTGACATGGCTCCGATGCTGTTTGCACGGGCGATCCTGGCTGGTGAGCCAATCAAGGTTTTCAACCACGGCAAGATGCAGCGTGACTTCACTTATATCGATGACATCGTTGAAGGGGTGCTGCGCTGCTGCGATAAACCAGCGACGTCCAATCCTGAATTTGATCCGCTCCAACCTGATCCTGCTACGGCGGCAGCGCCGCACCGGGTGCTCAATATTGGCAACAGCCAGCCCACAGAACTTTTGCGTTTCATCGAAGTGATGGAGCAGGCATTCGGTCGTAAAGCTGTTAAAGATTTTCAACCGATTCAGCCTGGTGATGTGATTGCAACTGCGGCTGATACTTCCGCGTTGGAAAAATGGATTAATTTCACTCCATCAACATCTATTGAAGATGGGATTCAGAGTTTTGCGGAGTGGTACTTTAAATATTTCGATTAA
- the galE gene encoding UDP-glucose 4-epimerase GalE translates to MGRRILITGGAGFIGSHTCLVLLEQGDELVVLDNFDNSSPEALRRVQELAGSTQLTLVEGDVRDTSAVDQAFSSGGAVDGVIHFAGLKAVGESVANPLLYWDVNVNGSRVLAAAMERHGCRTLVFSSTSTAYGEPETFPLREDMPTAPVHPYAQTKVAVEQMLAALCRSGSWQVACLRYFNPVGAHPSGRIGEDPLGIPNNLFPFITQVAAGRRELLRVFGNDYPTPDGTGIRDYLHVMDLAEAHGSALDHLFKRQTSDPLTLNIGTGRGLSVLDVVHGFEQATGLAIPFEIVERRPGDVPRLEACPRTAQTVLGWRARRSLEEMCRDGWAWQQANPSGYRGPT, encoded by the coding sequence ATGGGCCGACGCATCCTCATCACCGGCGGTGCCGGCTTCATCGGGAGTCACACCTGTCTTGTGCTGCTAGAGCAGGGCGACGAGCTTGTGGTGCTGGACAACTTCGACAACAGCAGTCCTGAGGCTTTGCGACGGGTGCAAGAGCTGGCGGGTTCAACCCAATTGACCCTGGTGGAGGGGGACGTGCGCGACACCAGCGCTGTGGATCAGGCCTTCAGCTCCGGTGGAGCCGTGGATGGGGTGATTCATTTCGCCGGGCTGAAAGCCGTAGGGGAATCGGTCGCCAACCCACTCCTCTACTGGGATGTGAATGTGAATGGCAGCCGCGTTCTGGCGGCGGCCATGGAGCGCCATGGTTGCCGCACCCTGGTGTTCAGCAGCACCTCCACCGCCTACGGAGAGCCCGAAACGTTCCCGCTGAGGGAAGACATGCCAACGGCACCGGTGCACCCCTATGCCCAAACCAAGGTGGCTGTTGAACAGATGCTGGCGGCCCTCTGCCGCTCGGGCTCGTGGCAGGTGGCCTGCCTGCGCTACTTCAATCCAGTGGGTGCACACCCCAGCGGACGAATCGGTGAAGACCCGCTGGGAATTCCGAACAACCTCTTCCCCTTCATCACCCAGGTGGCCGCAGGGCGTCGGGAGCTCTTGCGCGTCTTCGGTAACGACTACCCCACACCTGATGGCACCGGCATCCGCGATTACCTGCATGTGATGGATCTGGCTGAAGCCCATGGCTCGGCCCTCGACCACTTGTTCAAGCGACAAACATCGGATCCCTTGACGCTGAACATCGGCACCGGCCGTGGACTCAGCGTGCTGGACGTGGTGCACGGCTTCGAACAGGCCACAGGATTGGCCATCCCCTTCGAGATCGTGGAGCGTCGACCAGGCGACGTGCCCCGCCTAGAGGCCTGCCCCCGGACCGCACAGACCGTGCTGGGCTGGCGCGCCCGCCGAAGCCTGGAAGAGATGTGCCGTGATGGCTGGGCCTGGCAGCAAGCCAATCCATCCGGATACCGAGGCCCAACATGA
- a CDS encoding CCA tRNA nucleotidyltransferase, with protein sequence MDLPGVPSSVLEALQRAGRSLDVRCLALVGGVVRDQLLHQRCGRSWSGVPDLDWVVEGDAAALVAELVTQVGSERITAIQEHGAFGTVAFQLDGIPFDLATARQEHYPAPAENPVVRVGTLEADLARRDFTINAMALDLVAGELIDLHHGQEDLASGQIRFLHAGSVQDDPTRVIRAARYAARLGFQLAKESREQIRSTMQQWPWAWGQGDAALTAPPALASRLRMELERLLEREPWPQALDLLEQWQALPLLDAQLQRDPRRTQRLHWARRLGLPLMPAFLAGAADPVALAQRLQIPGKQQQWLKQCGALCDWLMDNPPVLQASPSIWSTALEQKGWQPEAVALAVTLRPKQWRPLLRWWGRWRGIQAPQTARELIAAGWQPGPAIGEELRRQRSAAQDRSR encoded by the coding sequence ATGGATCTTCCAGGTGTGCCGTCTTCCGTTCTGGAGGCGTTGCAGCGTGCTGGGCGATCACTCGACGTTCGCTGTCTGGCCCTGGTCGGCGGCGTTGTCCGTGATCAGCTGCTGCATCAGCGTTGCGGTCGCTCTTGGTCAGGTGTCCCTGATTTGGACTGGGTGGTCGAGGGTGATGCCGCTGCCCTGGTGGCGGAACTGGTCACTCAGGTGGGCTCTGAACGCATCACTGCTATTCAGGAGCATGGTGCTTTCGGAACGGTGGCATTTCAGCTGGATGGGATTCCGTTTGATCTGGCCACAGCACGACAGGAGCACTACCCCGCGCCAGCCGAGAATCCCGTCGTGCGAGTTGGCACCCTCGAGGCTGACCTCGCTCGCCGGGATTTCACGATCAATGCCATGGCCCTCGATCTGGTGGCCGGTGAGCTGATCGATCTCCACCATGGCCAGGAGGACCTGGCCTCGGGCCAGATCCGCTTTCTGCACGCGGGAAGCGTTCAGGACGACCCCACCCGCGTGATCCGAGCTGCCCGTTACGCCGCTCGGCTGGGTTTCCAGCTTGCGAAGGAGAGCCGTGAGCAGATCCGCAGCACCATGCAGCAGTGGCCCTGGGCCTGGGGCCAGGGTGATGCGGCGTTGACGGCACCGCCGGCCCTGGCCAGTCGACTGCGGATGGAGTTGGAGCGGCTGCTGGAGCGCGAACCTTGGCCGCAGGCGCTGGATTTGTTGGAGCAGTGGCAAGCACTGCCGCTGTTGGACGCGCAACTTCAGCGGGATCCTCGGCGCACCCAGCGGCTGCATTGGGCCCGACGTCTGGGTCTCCCGTTAATGCCGGCGTTTCTTGCGGGAGCAGCCGATCCGGTCGCACTCGCGCAACGGTTGCAGATTCCCGGGAAGCAACAGCAATGGTTGAAACAGTGCGGTGCCCTCTGCGACTGGCTGATGGACAACCCCCCGGTCCTGCAGGCCAGCCCATCAATCTGGTCGACGGCCCTGGAGCAGAAGGGTTGGCAGCCGGAGGCAGTGGCCCTGGCGGTCACCCTTCGGCCGAAGCAATGGAGACCGCTGCTGCGCTGGTGGGGCCGTTGGCGCGGGATTCAGGCGCCGCAGACCGCGCGTGAACTGATCGCTGCGGGTTGGCAGCCGGGGCCGGCGATCGGGGAGGAGTTGCGCAGGCAGCGCAGTGCAGCGCAGGACCGCAGCCGATGA
- the selD gene encoding selenide, water dikinase SelD, whose product MSRGGLLVMAGGGHSHALVLKRWAMKPEQRPEQSIVLVNRNSTALYSGMVPGLIAGFYQRDELAIDLRQLCDKAGVAFVEAEITGLDLQGRCLRLRERPALHFDCLSLDVGAVSRPSATGIPIKPLEASLAFLESEQSSDPKPLRVIGAGAAGQEVVLALRRRWPQRALQLQQRSGQLDPTMQKVLQRAKIALIDDERDHKGPSLLCTGSQGPAWLASTGLPLDHDGRIRTDRCLRVEGHPSLFASGDCAVISAEPRPASGVWAVRAGRPLAANLEAACQGRPLRSWHPQREALQLIGSHEDAAWARWGRWRLGPSPLLWRLKQRIDHTFMASFQQPAAMADAAPMACRGCAAKLPAQPLAAALERVGLGGQPEDAAHLPGSEELLQSVDGFPALVSDPWLNGRLTALHACSDLWACGARVSSAMATITLPMVPANEQQELLVQTLAGIRSVLDEQGAELIGGHTMESRSASPLPASLGVQITLAVNGRSSQSPWLKSGLQPGDALLISRPLGTGVLFAGAMTGATKAADLDAALKSMACSQHKLLEQLEPVRGDIHACTDITGFGLLGHLGEMLQNRTGLQILLDGAAIPAYSGALDLFERGISSTLAPSNRAAWRWLEGTVQLQQPPSASLLELLVDPQTCGPLLLACSSKAAAQLTQNGPWLRIGKATTGHG is encoded by the coding sequence ATGAGCAGAGGTGGTCTGCTGGTCATGGCCGGCGGAGGGCACAGCCATGCGCTGGTGCTGAAACGCTGGGCGATGAAGCCAGAGCAGCGGCCAGAGCAGAGCATCGTGCTGGTGAACCGCAACAGCACAGCCCTGTATTCCGGCATGGTGCCGGGGTTAATTGCAGGCTTCTATCAGCGCGATGAGCTCGCCATCGACCTGCGCCAGCTGTGTGATAAGGCCGGGGTGGCTTTCGTGGAGGCGGAAATCACTGGATTGGACCTTCAAGGCAGATGCCTGAGGCTGCGCGAGCGGCCGGCACTCCACTTCGATTGCCTCAGCCTGGATGTGGGGGCCGTCAGCAGACCCAGTGCCACTGGAATTCCAATCAAGCCATTGGAGGCTTCCCTCGCCTTTCTCGAGAGCGAACAATCAAGCGATCCAAAGCCCCTACGTGTGATCGGCGCTGGAGCTGCCGGCCAGGAGGTGGTTTTGGCGCTACGACGCCGCTGGCCGCAGCGAGCGCTGCAGCTGCAACAGCGCAGCGGACAGCTGGATCCAACGATGCAAAAGGTGCTGCAACGGGCGAAGATCGCCTTGATCGACGACGAACGCGATCACAAGGGACCCAGCCTGCTCTGCACAGGAAGCCAGGGGCCTGCCTGGCTGGCATCAACCGGTCTGCCGCTAGATCACGATGGCCGAATCCGCACCGATCGCTGTCTGAGGGTGGAAGGCCATCCATCCCTTTTCGCCAGCGGAGACTGTGCCGTGATCAGCGCAGAACCCCGACCCGCATCTGGGGTGTGGGCCGTGCGAGCCGGGCGCCCCTTGGCCGCCAACCTGGAGGCAGCCTGCCAGGGCCGACCACTGCGCTCCTGGCATCCCCAGCGGGAGGCTCTGCAACTGATTGGGAGCCACGAAGATGCCGCCTGGGCGCGATGGGGCAGATGGCGACTGGGGCCATCCCCCCTGCTTTGGCGCCTGAAGCAACGCATCGATCACACCTTCATGGCCAGCTTTCAGCAGCCAGCAGCGATGGCTGATGCAGCTCCGATGGCCTGCCGGGGTTGCGCGGCCAAATTGCCGGCCCAACCCCTGGCCGCAGCGCTCGAGCGGGTGGGGCTGGGGGGACAACCGGAAGACGCCGCCCATCTCCCTGGCAGCGAAGAGCTGCTGCAAAGCGTGGATGGCTTTCCAGCCCTGGTGAGTGACCCCTGGCTGAACGGTCGATTGACGGCCCTGCATGCCTGCTCGGATCTCTGGGCTTGCGGTGCCCGTGTCTCCAGCGCCATGGCAACGATCACGCTGCCGATGGTGCCGGCCAATGAGCAGCAGGAGCTGCTGGTTCAGACCCTGGCCGGGATCCGCTCGGTTCTGGATGAACAGGGTGCTGAGCTGATCGGTGGACACACGATGGAGTCCCGCAGCGCATCACCCCTCCCAGCAAGCCTCGGGGTGCAGATCACCCTCGCGGTGAACGGGAGAAGCAGCCAGTCACCCTGGCTGAAATCTGGGCTGCAGCCCGGTGATGCCCTGCTGATCAGCCGCCCCCTCGGCACCGGAGTGCTGTTTGCAGGGGCCATGACCGGCGCCACCAAGGCGGCTGATCTGGATGCTGCTCTGAAAAGCATGGCCTGCAGCCAACACAAGCTGCTTGAGCAGCTTGAGCCCGTTCGGGGGGACATTCACGCCTGCACCGACATCACCGGTTTCGGCCTGCTTGGGCATCTGGGCGAGATGCTCCAGAACAGAACAGGGCTCCAGATCCTGCTGGATGGAGCTGCTATCCCGGCCTACTCCGGTGCACTTGACCTGTTCGAACGCGGCATCTCCAGCACCCTGGCCCCCTCCAACCGGGCAGCGTGGCGATGGCTGGAAGGCACGGTTCAGTTGCAACAGCCCCCGTCCGCAAGCTTGCTCGAGCTGCTGGTGGACCCGCAGACCTGCGGCCCGCTGCTGCTGGCATGCAGCAGCAAAGCCGCTGCACAACTCACTCAGAACGGCCCATGGCTTCGGATCGGCAAAGCAACAACCGGGCATGGGTGA
- a CDS encoding nucleotide sugar dehydrogenase → MTIQRICCIGAGYVGGPTMAVIADRCPQVQVQVVDINQARIDAWNDADLSKLPVYEPGLDRVVERARGRNLSFSTDVAASIAAADMVFISVNTPTKTKGLGAGQASDLRWVEACAREVAQAATGHTIVVEKSTLPVRTAAAIKTILEAASDGDDQRTFSVLSNPEFLAEGTAIHDLEAPDRVLIGGDDPTSMDALAAIYAHWVPEEQILRTNLWSSELSKLTANAFLAQRISSINSIAAFCEASGADVREVARAIGTDSRIGPKFLNAGPGFGGSCFQKDILNLVYLCRHFGLPEVADYWESVVALNTWQQHRIARLVVEKLFGTVTGKRLAILGFAFKADTNDTREAPAIRICRDLLEEGAQLAIHDPKVAVQQMARDLQQKAEPQEDALSGTGSWAEACTVEEAVTGADAVLVLTEWQDYRNLNWMSLAGRMRKPAWVFDARAITDHGQVRASGLNLWCVGDGEG, encoded by the coding sequence GTGACCATTCAACGGATCTGCTGCATCGGTGCGGGCTATGTGGGTGGTCCGACCATGGCGGTGATCGCTGATCGTTGCCCGCAGGTGCAAGTGCAGGTGGTGGACATCAACCAGGCGCGCATCGATGCTTGGAATGATGCCGATCTGAGCAAGTTGCCGGTGTATGAACCCGGGCTCGACCGCGTGGTGGAGAGGGCTCGAGGGCGCAACTTGTCGTTCTCAACCGATGTGGCGGCCTCGATCGCTGCTGCAGACATGGTGTTCATCTCAGTGAACACGCCCACCAAGACGAAGGGGCTTGGCGCTGGACAGGCCAGTGATTTGCGCTGGGTGGAAGCCTGTGCTCGAGAGGTGGCTCAGGCGGCCACCGGCCACACGATCGTGGTGGAGAAGAGCACCCTGCCGGTGCGTACGGCTGCCGCCATCAAAACGATCCTGGAGGCGGCCAGTGATGGAGACGACCAGCGCACGTTTTCGGTGCTCTCCAATCCTGAATTTTTGGCGGAAGGAACGGCCATTCATGATCTGGAGGCTCCGGATCGCGTCTTGATCGGTGGTGATGACCCGACGTCGATGGATGCCCTTGCTGCGATCTATGCGCACTGGGTTCCCGAGGAGCAGATTCTGCGCACCAACCTCTGGAGCAGCGAGCTGTCCAAGCTCACGGCCAATGCGTTTCTGGCGCAGCGGATCAGCTCGATCAACTCGATTGCGGCCTTCTGCGAGGCCAGTGGAGCTGATGTGCGTGAGGTGGCCCGGGCGATTGGCACCGACAGTCGCATCGGTCCAAAATTCCTCAATGCTGGGCCGGGATTCGGTGGCAGCTGTTTCCAGAAAGACATCCTCAACCTGGTGTATCTCTGCCGCCATTTCGGCCTGCCGGAGGTGGCGGATTATTGGGAGAGTGTGGTGGCCCTGAATACGTGGCAGCAGCACCGCATTGCCCGGTTGGTGGTGGAAAAACTGTTTGGCACGGTGACCGGAAAGCGGCTGGCGATTCTTGGTTTTGCGTTCAAGGCTGACACCAACGACACCCGAGAGGCTCCGGCGATTCGCATCTGCCGCGACCTTCTTGAGGAAGGCGCTCAGCTAGCCATTCACGATCCCAAAGTGGCTGTTCAACAGATGGCCCGTGACCTTCAACAGAAGGCAGAACCCCAGGAAGACGCACTCAGTGGAACTGGCAGTTGGGCCGAAGCCTGCACTGTTGAAGAGGCGGTAACGGGAGCCGATGCGGTGCTGGTGCTCACCGAGTGGCAGGACTACCGCAACCTGAACTGGATGTCTCTTGCTGGTCGGATGCGCAAGCCGGCATGGGTCTTTGACGCCCGGGCAATCACTGATCACGGGCAGGTCAGAGCCTCAGGTCTCAACCTTTGGTGCGTGGGGGATGGAGAGGGCTGA